DNA sequence from the Pseudomonadota bacterium genome:
AAGATTTCGACCAAGCTTGCGCTACTCGAATCGCTGGTCGAGACCGTGGATCAGATCATTGTCGGCGGCGGGATCCTCAATACGTGCCTTCGCGCCGCAGGCCATGCCGTCGGTCAGTCCCTCGTTGAAGAACCCTTGGTCGAGGTGGCCTCGCGGCTTCTCGGACGGGCAGCCGCACGCGGCGCGGCTATCCCCTTGGCCGAGGACGTGGTCTGCGCCCGGAAGCTTTCGGAAACCGCGACGGCCACGGTAAAGAATATTTCCGACGTCGCAGCCGGCGATCTCATCCTGGATGTCGGTCCCCGCACCGCAGGAAGCTACACCGCGCTGCTTGGACAGGCTCGAACGATCGTCTGGAACGGCCCGCTCGGGGTGTTTGAATTTGACCAATTCGGCCAGGGGACACGGGCGGTCGCGATGGCGATAGCCGCGAGCCAAGCCTATTCCCTCGCCGGAGGCGGCGAGACGCTCGCGGCCATCGCGAAGTACGGTATCGGCGAGCGGCTGTCCTATATATCCACAGGCGGGGGGGCGTTCCTGGAGTTTCTCGAGGGAAAGACCCTACCTGCTGTCGCCATCCTGCAGGAGCGCGCCCGCTCCCATCCCGATTACGTGCATCCGAGCGAGGGTTATTGATGCCGCGTCCCGGGCGGCAATTTGATCAGGCATTCATCGATACAGGGAATTAGGCTCGCAACGCCCCGCATGCGCAGAACGAAAATCGTTGCCACCCTCGGCCCGGCGACCGACGATCCCAAGGTGCTCGATGGCCTCATCGCGGCCGGGGT
Encoded proteins:
- a CDS encoding phosphoglycerate kinase, giving the protein MMSMSDLSLAGKRVLIREDFNVPMQAGRILDDTRVRAACPTIGKALSAGARVMLVSHLGRPQEGRYDAALSLAPVATRLSELLHRDIALVKDWISGVSVEPGQAALCENVRFEIGEKNNDDALARKIAALCDVYVNDAFATAHRAEASTHGIAKYAPQVCAGPLLEAEINALSQALKQPARPLMAIVGGSKISTKLALLESLVETVDQIIVGGGILNTCLRAAGHAVGQSLVEEPLVEVASRLLGRAAARGAAIPLAEDVVCARKLSETATATVKNISDVAAGDLILDVGPRTAGSYTALLGQARTIVWNGPLGVFEFDQFGQGTRAVAMAIAASQAYSLAGGGETLAAIAKYGIGERLSYISTGGGAFLEFLEGKTLPAVAILQERARSHPDYVHPSEGY